The sequence CTAAAAGTGTGAGAGCGGTGTGTACGCATCCTGTATTATCAGGTCAGGCTTATGAAACTATTGAAAATTCTGTGCTCACCGAATTAATTGTATGCGATACCATTCCTTTGAAAAAGCATGTAGATAAAATAAAGGTATTGTCGGTGGCACCGCTTTTTGCCAATGCTATCCGCTCGGTTAATGAGCATACCTCCATCAGTTCGCTGTTCGATATGAACGGGAATAAGGTGCAGATTCAGGAGAAATTGGTTTAAAGTATTTTTTTGAAACTTTAAAGACTACTTGTTCGTTTTGGTATAGATATTTATATTAAATATTGAAAGCTAAAACTTTATAGCTATTTTACTGTTAAAAATATTGTTAATATTATTATTAATAAATTGGATTATATAATCAAACTAGTATTAATTTCGCTCCTTTAAAATAATTATGAATTTAAAACAAAGAGAACTCTTTAGTAAAACAAAATTACTGAGGCGATTTGTCAATTCACTTTTAAAGAACATATAAACTCCGATTTGTATGTGAAATTTGCTGAAAGAATTAACTCTAAATATTCGAATATTTTAGAAATCCCTCTTATACATTTTAATTTCAATCTTCAGGACCAAAATTCTTCTCAAGTAAATTTAAATGGTCTTAGAATTTCTAATAATGAGAAGGATAAAATAGTTCAAATTTTTACAGATAATTTATCAATACATCAAGTTGGGAATTATCAAAAGTGGGAAATTTTTAGCGAAGATGTTTATTATATTTTAAATGAATTCCAAAAGGAGATTCCAGCATAAATTGGACGGATAGATATAAGAACAATTAATATTTTTGATTTTGATTTTGATCCTCGTAAATATTTCCATGTAGCAATGAATTACCCCAAAGAGTTTATTCAAAATTCTAATTATCAATATAGTTAGATCAAATATATGAACCGGGTAAGAGTGCTGGAGTTTTAAGGGGTAATTATTTGAGGGAAGAAGGACAAAATAAATTTATACTTGACCTTAGTTTTATTAACTGGTTTTTGGAAGATGATATTACAATAAACGATACAATACAAATTAAACAAATTCTAGGAATAGGTCATATGAAGTTGTATAATTTATTTAACGAGGCAATTACTCAAGAAACAAAAAACTTAATAAGATAAAAATG comes from Bacteroidota bacterium and encodes:
- a CDS encoding TIGR04255 family protein, whose product is MCQFTFKEHINSDLYVKFAERINSKYSNILEIPLIHFNFNLQDQNSSQVNLNGLRISNNEKDKIVQIFTDNLSIHQVGNYQKWEIFSEDVYYILNEFQKEIPA